The following are encoded together in the Acidimicrobiales bacterium genome:
- a CDS encoding class I SAM-dependent methyltransferase translates to MTDTPSNPDQRQSHWDHRYVEVGAEDVSWYEPEPTTSLELLDQVGVTDADSVIDVGGGASRLVDALAARGHTDLTVLDVSQAALDLARQRLGDDAPVTWVHADLLTWTPERTWAVWHDRAVFHFLTDPADRATYRNLLQRSITPGGLVVVGTFAADGPEWCSGLPVERYDPDHLASELGDQLRLVAATRTEHHTPSGATQPFTWVALRA, encoded by the coding sequence ATGACCGACACGCCCTCGAACCCGGACCAGCGCCAGAGCCACTGGGACCACCGCTACGTCGAGGTCGGCGCCGAGGACGTCAGCTGGTACGAGCCCGAGCCCACCACCTCCCTCGAGCTGTTGGACCAGGTGGGGGTCACCGACGCCGACTCGGTGATCGACGTGGGCGGCGGCGCGTCCCGGCTCGTCGATGCGCTGGCCGCCCGGGGCCACACCGACCTCACGGTCCTCGACGTCTCCCAGGCCGCACTCGATCTGGCCCGACAGCGTCTCGGCGACGACGCCCCCGTCACCTGGGTCCATGCCGACCTGCTCACCTGGACCCCCGAACGCACCTGGGCGGTGTGGCACGACCGCGCCGTGTTCCACTTCCTCACCGACCCCGCCGACCGGGCCACCTACCGAAACCTGCTGCAGCGCAGCATCACCCCCGGCGGGCTGGTCGTCGTCGGCACCTTCGCCGCCGACGGTCCCGAGTGGTGCTCCGGGCTGCCCGTCGAGCGCTACGACCCCGACCACCTCGCCTCCGAGCTCGGCGACCAACTCCGGCTGGTGGCCGCCACCAGGACCGAGCACCACACCCCCTCCGGCGCGACCCAGCCCTTCACCTGGGTCGCGCTGCGAGCCTGA
- a CDS encoding hotdog domain-containing protein translates to MSETLTVGLEGSGSHEITADMSPPHLPAPVLSTPSMIQLIEATCLTTAQAHLDEGQTTVGTHVCVSHDAGAFVGETIEVGCRLAELDRRRLTFEVTVTCGDRTLSTGTHQRAVVDLSRFG, encoded by the coding sequence GTGTCCGAGACCCTGACCGTCGGCCTGGAAGGCTCTGGCTCCCACGAGATCACTGCCGACATGTCGCCGCCCCACCTGCCTGCTCCGGTGCTGTCGACACCCTCGATGATCCAGCTCATCGAGGCGACATGCCTCACCACGGCCCAGGCTCACCTCGACGAGGGCCAGACCACCGTCGGCACCCACGTGTGTGTGAGCCACGACGCCGGCGCGTTCGTCGGCGAGACGATCGAGGTGGGGTGCCGCCTGGCCGAGCTCGACCGCCGCCGCCTGACTTTCGAGGTCACCGTCACCTGCGGCGACCGAACGCTGTCCACCGGCACGCACCAGCGTGCGGTGGTGGACCTCAGCCGCTTCGGCTGA
- a CDS encoding D-2-hydroxyacid dehydrogenase — MVDIVCSRAAFDAHRELLEPAAGPDCRWLLLHDDASTTIDGVEVDRRTLTPEVAWLSSDIVQSELARPFFGLVTRSESLRWLQSVAAGFDHPIFGELLGRGVRLTPSHISGPPIADYVLRAALDHLQDAAGWRAAAADHRWEPHELVEMASTHWLIIGLGAIGAEIAVRSRACGATVTGVRRSPDGSEPVDVMITPDELDGALPDADVIVLAVPSSTATDGLVDEHFLARTRPSALLVNIGRGALVDEAALLAALDEGRLAKAVLDVTAVEPLPADDPLWSHPRVEITPHSSALGDGRHRRAAEAFAENLRRYLTGDALLNEVTATDLA, encoded by the coding sequence GTGGTCGACATCGTCTGTAGCCGGGCAGCCTTCGACGCCCACCGCGAGCTCCTCGAACCTGCGGCCGGTCCCGATTGTCGATGGCTGCTGCTCCACGACGACGCCAGCACGACGATCGACGGCGTCGAGGTCGACCGCCGGACGCTGACACCCGAGGTGGCCTGGCTCAGCTCCGACATCGTCCAGTCCGAGCTGGCCCGGCCGTTCTTCGGCCTGGTGACCCGTTCCGAGTCGCTGCGATGGCTCCAATCGGTTGCCGCCGGGTTCGACCACCCCATCTTCGGTGAGCTCCTCGGCCGTGGGGTTCGCCTCACCCCGTCGCACATCTCGGGGCCACCGATCGCCGACTACGTCCTGCGCGCCGCGCTCGATCACCTGCAAGACGCTGCCGGTTGGCGGGCGGCGGCGGCGGACCACCGCTGGGAACCACACGAGCTCGTCGAGATGGCCTCCACCCACTGGCTGATCATCGGCCTTGGCGCCATCGGGGCCGAGATCGCGGTGCGGTCGCGGGCATGTGGGGCCACGGTCACGGGGGTGCGCCGCTCCCCCGACGGCTCCGAGCCCGTCGACGTGATGATCACCCCCGACGAGCTGGACGGGGCGTTGCCCGACGCCGATGTGATCGTGCTGGCGGTCCCCTCCTCCACCGCCACCGACGGCCTCGTCGACGAGCACTTCCTCGCCCGCACCAGACCGTCTGCCCTGTTGGTGAACATCGGGCGCGGGGCCCTGGTCGACGAAGCCGCATTGCTCGCCGCACTCGACGAGGGGCGTCTTGCCAAGGCGGTGCTCGACGTGACCGCGGTCGAGCCGCTTCCCGCCGACGACCCGCTCTGGTCGCATCCACGGGTCGAGATCACCCCGCACTCCTCGGCCCTCGGCGATGGCCGGCATCGCCGCGCCGCCGAGGCGTTCGCAGAGAACCTCCGCCGATACCTGACCGGTGACGCGCTGCTCAACGAGGTGACCGCCACCGACCTGGCCTGA
- a CDS encoding histidine phosphatase family protein codes for MPPDEIRQLRFDPPAGSTQILLIRHGESVPHRPGTRFSLVDGHGDPPLSELGHWQAERVGDRLKDEAVSAIYVSTLTRTHQTAAPLAAHLGLDPVVEHDLREVFLGEWEGGLYREKAAEDHPAFRQMQREERWDAIPGAESNESLTARTVAVLERVHQAHPDELVTVVVHGGVIGALLAHAARSRPFAFMGADNGSLHHLVMTPERWIMRRYNDTGHLDSVSAVAAPLS; via the coding sequence GTGCCCCCCGACGAGATCCGCCAGCTGCGATTCGACCCACCCGCCGGCTCGACCCAGATCCTGCTCATCCGCCACGGCGAGTCTGTGCCCCATCGGCCCGGGACGCGGTTCTCGCTCGTCGACGGGCACGGCGACCCGCCGCTGTCCGAGCTCGGTCACTGGCAGGCCGAACGGGTCGGCGACCGGCTCAAGGACGAGGCGGTCTCCGCGATCTATGTGAGCACCCTGACCCGCACCCATCAGACCGCGGCACCCCTCGCCGCCCACCTGGGGCTCGACCCGGTCGTCGAACACGACCTGCGCGAGGTGTTCCTCGGCGAGTGGGAGGGTGGCCTGTACCGGGAGAAAGCGGCCGAGGACCATCCCGCCTTCCGCCAGATGCAGCGCGAGGAACGGTGGGATGCCATCCCCGGGGCCGAGTCCAACGAGTCGCTCACCGCTCGCACCGTCGCCGTGCTCGAGCGCGTCCATCAGGCCCATCCCGACGAACTGGTCACCGTCGTCGTCCACGGCGGTGTCATCGGCGCACTGCTGGCCCACGCCGCCCGGTCCCGCCCGTTCGCGTTCATGGGCGCCGACAACGGGTCGCTGCACCACCTGGTCATGACGCCCGAGCGCTGGATCATGCGTCGCTACAACGACACCGGCCACCTCGACAGCGTGTCGGCGGTCGCCGCACCGCTGAGCTGA
- a CDS encoding DNA-3-methyladenine glycosylase I, producing MLEADTAIGGDGRARCPWGGDPPIYLRYHDTEWGRPEHDDDRLFEKLCLEGFQAGLSWLTILNKRAAFRTAFAGFGIEAVARFGEPDVERLLADAGIVRNRAKIEATIANARAALEVQGADGSIRDLIWRFRPDETPLRRRMGDIPAETAESRALSKELKRRGFRFVGPTTMYALMQAMGLVNDHLVDCWAHAEVQAAQDRSRP from the coding sequence GTGCTCGAGGCAGACACCGCGATCGGGGGCGACGGGCGAGCGCGATGCCCCTGGGGTGGCGACCCGCCGATCTACCTCCGCTACCACGACACCGAGTGGGGGAGACCCGAACACGACGACGATCGTCTCTTCGAGAAGCTGTGCCTCGAGGGTTTCCAGGCCGGCCTGTCCTGGCTCACCATCTTGAACAAGCGCGCCGCCTTCCGGACGGCGTTCGCCGGCTTCGGCATCGAGGCCGTGGCCCGCTTCGGTGAGCCCGACGTCGAGCGCCTCCTGGCCGACGCGGGCATCGTCCGCAACCGGGCGAAGATCGAGGCGACGATCGCCAACGCTCGAGCTGCACTCGAGGTTCAGGGTGCCGACGGGTCGATCCGCGACCTCATCTGGAGGTTCAGGCCCGACGAGACGCCGCTTCGGCGACGCATGGGCGACATCCCGGCCGAGACCGCCGAATCCCGCGCCCTGTCGAAGGAACTCAAGCGGCGCGGCTTCCGGTTCGTCGGGCCGACGACGATGTATGCGCTCATGCAGGCGATGGGGCTGGTCAACGACCACCTCGTCGACTGCTGGGCCCACGCCGAGGTCCAGGCGGCTCAGGACCGTTCACGACCCTGA